The Saccharopolyspora gloriosae genome has a segment encoding these proteins:
- the rsmG gene encoding 16S rRNA (guanine(527)-N(7))-methyltransferase RsmG, with protein sequence MIAAEGDPIPVPAAAQTVFGDRLPGAERFAAMLAEQGVRRGLIGPRELDRIWDRHLLNSAVLAELLPPNCRVVDVGSGAGLPGIPLAIARPDIELVLLEPMARRVTWLREVIEELDLAVEVVRGRAEEGPVRDRLADQDVVTARAVAPMERLTAWCLPLLRPGGRLLALKGSTAAEELDRDAAAIQAAGGSHGEVKSCGDEVLDVPTTVVVVERVSQRAPGRRRDGGRKARKDRGR encoded by the coding sequence GTGATCGCAGCAGAAGGTGATCCGATCCCGGTTCCGGCGGCCGCGCAGACGGTCTTCGGTGATCGTCTTCCGGGGGCGGAGCGGTTCGCCGCGATGCTCGCCGAGCAAGGCGTGCGACGCGGATTGATCGGTCCACGGGAACTGGACCGAATTTGGGACCGCCATCTGCTGAACTCTGCGGTACTCGCGGAGTTGCTGCCACCGAATTGCCGTGTCGTGGACGTAGGCTCAGGGGCAGGGTTGCCGGGCATCCCGCTGGCGATCGCTCGCCCCGATATCGAGCTGGTTCTGCTGGAGCCGATGGCTCGACGAGTGACATGGCTGCGGGAAGTCATCGAGGAACTGGATCTTGCCGTAGAGGTGGTGCGTGGGCGTGCCGAGGAAGGCCCGGTGCGTGATCGGCTCGCCGATCAGGACGTGGTCACCGCACGCGCAGTGGCGCCGATGGAGCGCCTCACCGCGTGGTGCCTCCCCCTGTTGCGTCCAGGCGGGCGGCTGCTCGCGTTGAAGGGATCCACCGCTGCGGAAGAACTGGACCGCGATGCGGCCGCGATTCAAGCGGCCGGTGGCAGCCACGGTGAAGTGAAGTCGTGTGGCGACGAAGTGCTCGATGTACCGACGACGGTCGTCGTCGTGGAGCGGGTGTCTCAGAGAGCGCCCGGTCGGCGTCGTGACGGCGGCCGTAAAGCGAGGAAGGATCGTGGACGGTGA
- a CDS encoding ParB/RepB/Spo0J family partition protein: protein MTERKGGLGRGLAALIPSGPPAEEGDSGSTGVTVRGAGFTPPSSPISGDGASAPEPVSRETSGGTVAGATYREIVTSLITPNPRQPRQVFDEEALAELEHSIREFGLMQPIVVREVEPEQFELIMGERRWRASQRAGLEVIPAIVRETQDDALLRDALLENIHRVQLNPLEEAAAYQQLLDEFDVTHDELAERIGRSRPVITNTIRLLRLPMPVQRRVAAGVLSAGHARALLALDEAGGQEELASRIIAEGLSVRATEEAVTLKKSEGPAKEKQAPRKPLQSPGLQGLAEKLSDRFDTKVKVDLGKRKGRIVVEFGSVDDLERLAELLLPGEAEKLREIREG from the coding sequence ATGACCGAACGCAAGGGTGGTTTGGGGCGCGGTCTCGCGGCGCTGATTCCGAGCGGTCCTCCCGCGGAGGAAGGTGACTCCGGCTCTACCGGAGTCACCGTTCGCGGGGCAGGCTTCACGCCACCCTCCTCCCCCATCTCGGGGGACGGCGCGAGCGCTCCGGAGCCGGTTTCACGTGAAACAAGCGGCGGGACCGTGGCGGGTGCGACGTACCGGGAGATCGTCACCTCGTTGATCACGCCGAACCCGCGGCAGCCGCGGCAGGTCTTCGACGAGGAAGCGCTCGCCGAGCTGGAGCACTCCATCCGCGAGTTCGGGCTGATGCAGCCGATCGTGGTGCGTGAGGTCGAGCCCGAGCAGTTCGAGCTCATCATGGGTGAGCGCCGGTGGCGTGCTTCGCAGCGCGCCGGGCTGGAAGTCATTCCGGCGATCGTCCGGGAGACCCAGGACGACGCGCTGCTGCGGGACGCGCTGCTCGAGAACATCCACCGGGTACAGCTGAACCCGTTGGAGGAGGCTGCGGCGTACCAGCAGCTGCTGGACGAGTTCGACGTGACGCATGACGAGCTCGCGGAGCGCATCGGTCGGAGCCGTCCGGTCATCACGAACACGATCCGCCTGCTTCGGCTGCCGATGCCGGTGCAGCGCCGGGTCGCCGCCGGTGTGCTGTCGGCGGGGCATGCTCGCGCGTTGCTCGCGTTGGACGAGGCGGGCGGCCAGGAGGAGTTGGCCTCGCGGATCATCGCCGAAGGGTTGTCGGTGCGGGCGACCGAGGAGGCGGTGACTCTCAAGAAGAGCGAGGGGCCTGCGAAGGAGAAGCAGGCTCCGCGCAAGCCGCTGCAGTCCCCCGGCCTTCAAGGGTTGGCGGAGAAGCTGTCGGATCGCTTCGACACCAAGGTCAAGGTGGATCTGGGGAAGCGGAAGGGCCGGATCGTCGTGGAGTTCGGTTCGGTCGACGACTTGGAGCGGTTGGCCGAGTTGTTGTTGCCCGGAGAGGCCGAAAAGCTCCGTGAGATCCGCGAAGGATGA
- a CDS encoding ParA family protein has protein sequence MEEAQRATRVLHPETMQLPRPDRRRILTVANQKGGVGKTTSTVNLAAGLAVQGLKVLVIDLDPQGNASTALGVDHRSGVPSVYEVLLGEISIADAAAVSTESPNLYCVPATLDLAGSEIELVSMVAREGRLKEALNSDAIEQLAPDYVFIDCPPSLGLLTVNAMVAAHEVLIPIQCEYYALEGLGQLLRNIELVQAHLNPALWVSTILLTMYDGRTKLADQVTNEVRGHFGELTLRTVIPRSVKISEAPGFGKTVLNYDPGSRGSMSYLDAAKEIAERGVERKTA, from the coding sequence ATGGAAGAAGCTCAACGAGCCACCCGAGTGCTGCATCCCGAGACGATGCAGTTGCCTCGCCCGGACCGGCGGCGCATCCTCACGGTCGCCAACCAGAAGGGTGGCGTCGGCAAGACGACGAGCACGGTGAACCTCGCCGCCGGACTGGCGGTGCAGGGGTTGAAGGTGCTCGTGATCGACCTGGACCCGCAGGGGAACGCGAGCACCGCGCTCGGCGTGGACCACCGGTCCGGTGTCCCCTCGGTGTACGAGGTGCTGCTCGGCGAGATCAGCATCGCGGACGCCGCGGCGGTGAGCACCGAGTCGCCGAACCTCTACTGCGTCCCGGCGACGCTCGACCTGGCCGGCTCGGAGATCGAGCTGGTGTCGATGGTCGCGCGGGAGGGACGACTCAAAGAGGCGCTGAATTCCGACGCGATCGAGCAGCTCGCACCCGACTACGTCTTCATCGACTGCCCGCCGTCGCTGGGCTTGCTCACGGTGAACGCGATGGTCGCGGCGCACGAAGTGCTGATCCCGATCCAGTGCGAGTACTACGCGCTGGAAGGTCTCGGGCAGCTGCTCCGCAACATCGAGCTGGTGCAGGCGCACTTGAACCCAGCGCTGTGGGTGTCGACGATTCTGCTGACGATGTACGACGGCCGCACCAAGCTGGCGGACCAGGTGACCAATGAGGTCCGGGGGCACTTCGGTGAGCTGACGCTGCGGACGGTCATCCCGCGCAGCGTGAAGATCTCCGAGGCGCCGGGCTTCGGAAAGACGGTGCTGAATTACGATCCCGGTTCGCGGGGTTCGATGAGCTACCTGGATGCGGCGAAGGAGATCGCCGAGCGGGGTGTGGAGAGGAAGACGGCATGA
- a CDS encoding R3H domain-containing nucleic acid-binding protein gives MSETVQESTKVEESAEPTPNTDQERSNTETLLVQEGDVAGDYLERLLDLLDYDGDIDLDVEAGRAVVSIEGGGDLEKLVGSRGQVLEALQELTRLAVQQDTGVRSRLMLDVAGWRAGRREELSTLGRTTAEEVLESGNEARLRPMTPFERKIIHDAVAAVDGVHSESEGEEPSRKVVVYKSS, from the coding sequence GTGTCTGAAACCGTGCAGGAATCGACCAAGGTCGAGGAGTCGGCGGAGCCCACGCCGAACACCGACCAGGAGCGCAGCAATACCGAGACCCTGCTCGTCCAAGAAGGCGACGTGGCCGGTGACTACCTGGAGCGGCTGCTCGACCTGCTCGACTACGACGGCGACATCGACCTCGATGTCGAGGCGGGCCGTGCGGTGGTGAGCATCGAGGGCGGTGGCGACTTGGAGAAGCTGGTCGGTTCACGCGGCCAGGTCTTGGAGGCGCTGCAGGAGCTGACCCGCCTCGCGGTGCAGCAGGACACCGGCGTGCGCAGTCGACTCATGCTGGACGTCGCCGGCTGGCGGGCCGGTCGGCGCGAGGAGCTCAGCACGCTCGGTCGGACGACGGCGGAAGAGGTGCTGGAGTCGGGCAACGAGGCGCGGCTGCGTCCGATGACCCCGTTCGAGCGGAAGATCATCCACGACGCCGTCGCGGCGGTGGACGGCGTACACAGCGAGAGCGAAGGCGAAGAGCCGAGCCGCAAGGTCGTCGTGTACAAGTCCAGCTGA